In a genomic window of Cataglyphis hispanica isolate Lineage 1 chromosome 18, ULB_Chis1_1.0, whole genome shotgun sequence:
- the LOC126856207 gene encoding exosome complex component RRP46 isoform X4, translated as MTEENTEIDCVLRPMNCEINLLSKSDGSAVFMQGETTIIAGVNGPMEARSQKMAYDKLSIEVAYTPLKGPAKIDDRLIETYLRETCESAILVSMHPNTMVCINLQEMQDFGGLLACAINASCLALINSGLSMKYTIAAVSCMIEKETGKVIIDPDSTQLKNAKAEFTYAFDSINKDIVCCHSVGRFSQNEFIASMDKCKQQ; from the exons atgacTGAAGAGAATACTGAAATTGATTGTGTATTACGACCGATGAATTGTGAGATTAATTTGTTGTCGAAGTCCGATGGATCTGCAGTGTTTATGCAAG GCGAAACCACTATTATCGCAGGTGTAAACGGTCCCATGGAAGCAAGGAGTCAAAAAATGGCTTACGACAAACTTTCCATAGAAGTTGCATATACGCCTCTTAAAGGACCAGCTA agATAGATGATAGATTAATTGAAACATATTTAAGGGAGACTTGTGAATCTGCTATATTAGTTTCAATGCATCCTAATACTATGGTATGCATTAATTTACAAGAGATGCAAGATTTTGGTGGG ttaCTGGCTTGTGCTATTAATGCGTCATGTCtggcattaattaattcaggACTTTCTATGAAATACACTATTGCAGCTGTAAGTTGCAtgatagagaaagaaacagGAAAAGTAATTATAGATCCTGATAGCACACAATTAAAG AATGCAAAGGCAGAATTCACATACGCATTTGACAGTATTAACAAAGATATTGTGTGCTGCCATAGTGTTGGTCGATTCTCCCAAAATGAGTTCATAGCCTCCATGGATAAGTGTAAACAA
- the LOC126856207 gene encoding exosome complex component RRP46 isoform X3 gives MTEENTEIDCVLRPMNCEINLLSKSDGSAVFMQGETTIIAGVNGPMEARSQKMAYDKLSIEVAYTPLKGPAKIDDRLIETYLRETCESAILVSMHPNTMVCINLQEMQDFGGLLACAINASCLALINSGLSMKYTIAAVSCMIEKETGKVIIDPDSTQLKNAKAEFTYAFDSINKDIVCCHSVGRFSQNEFIASMDKCKQISFGTSSRDAIR, from the exons atgacTGAAGAGAATACTGAAATTGATTGTGTATTACGACCGATGAATTGTGAGATTAATTTGTTGTCGAAGTCCGATGGATCTGCAGTGTTTATGCAAG GCGAAACCACTATTATCGCAGGTGTAAACGGTCCCATGGAAGCAAGGAGTCAAAAAATGGCTTACGACAAACTTTCCATAGAAGTTGCATATACGCCTCTTAAAGGACCAGCTA agATAGATGATAGATTAATTGAAACATATTTAAGGGAGACTTGTGAATCTGCTATATTAGTTTCAATGCATCCTAATACTATGGTATGCATTAATTTACAAGAGATGCAAGATTTTGGTGGG ttaCTGGCTTGTGCTATTAATGCGTCATGTCtggcattaattaattcaggACTTTCTATGAAATACACTATTGCAGCTGTAAGTTGCAtgatagagaaagaaacagGAAAAGTAATTATAGATCCTGATAGCACACAATTAAAG AATGCAAAGGCAGAATTCACATACGCATTTGACAGTATTAACAAAGATATTGTGTGCTGCCATAGTGTTGGTCGATTCTCCCAAAATGAGTTCATAGCCTCCATGGATAAGTGTAAACAA ATTTCATTTGGTACAAGTTCGCGTGACGCCATACGCTAG
- the LOC126856207 gene encoding exosome complex component RRP46 isoform X2 yields the protein MTEENTEIDCVLRPMNCEINLLSKSDGSAVFMQGETTIIAGVNGPMEARSQKMAYDKLSIEVAYTPLKGPAKIDDRLIETYLRETCESAILVSMHPNTMVCINLQEMQDFGGLLACAINASCLALINSGLSMKYTIAAVSCMIEKETGKVIIDPDSTQLKNAKAEFTYAFDSINKDIVCCHSVGRFSQNEFIASMDKCKQVSQFVFDFYREITKKYANTV from the exons atgacTGAAGAGAATACTGAAATTGATTGTGTATTACGACCGATGAATTGTGAGATTAATTTGTTGTCGAAGTCCGATGGATCTGCAGTGTTTATGCAAG GCGAAACCACTATTATCGCAGGTGTAAACGGTCCCATGGAAGCAAGGAGTCAAAAAATGGCTTACGACAAACTTTCCATAGAAGTTGCATATACGCCTCTTAAAGGACCAGCTA agATAGATGATAGATTAATTGAAACATATTTAAGGGAGACTTGTGAATCTGCTATATTAGTTTCAATGCATCCTAATACTATGGTATGCATTAATTTACAAGAGATGCAAGATTTTGGTGGG ttaCTGGCTTGTGCTATTAATGCGTCATGTCtggcattaattaattcaggACTTTCTATGAAATACACTATTGCAGCTGTAAGTTGCAtgatagagaaagaaacagGAAAAGTAATTATAGATCCTGATAGCACACAATTAAAG AATGCAAAGGCAGAATTCACATACGCATTTGACAGTATTAACAAAGATATTGTGTGCTGCCATAGTGTTGGTCGATTCTCCCAAAATGAGTTCATAGCCTCCATGGATAAGTGTAAACAAGTTAGTCAAtttgtatttgatttttatagggaaatcacaaaaaaatatgcaaatacagTATAA